The genomic region AGGCGTAAGTTACAAAGATGTTTGTCAAATTTCAAACCATGTAGAAGCCGTTAAATTAGTTTATGATGATACTATTATTAATGAAAGAGAATTATTTTATTTATATTTACAAATTGTTGACCCTTATTCGCTAAATAAACAAGGAAATGATATTGGAACTCAATATAGAATTGGGATATATACAAATGATCCATTAACGCTAAATGAATTTAAAACAATTAACAATGATTTTATTGCTCAAACAAGTAAAAATAATCATATTGAACTACTTCCTGTAACTGATCAAACAAGAGCTGAAGAATATCATCAAAAATATTTACAAAAGAATCCAAGTGGGTATTGTCACATAAATATCTTTTCTATACCTGATAAATATTTAAAAGATGAATATAAATAAAAATCATTTAGTACTGCAAATAGTACTAAATGATTTTTATTTATTCATTAATTCATTTTCTTTTTCTTTTGTAAGAGAATTAACTTTCTCAATTAAAATATCTACATTTTTCTGCACTTTTTCTAAATATTTCTTTTGGTCATCTTCTGAAAGTTCTTCATCAGCTTTAATCAATTTATTTACATCCTGTCTTACGTTTCTAATACCTACCTTAGCAGTTTCAGACAATTTACCTAAATTCTTAATCATTTCTCTACGTCTTTCAATAGTTAAAGTAGGAAAAGTTAATCTAATCTGATTCCCTT from Mycoplasmopsis cynos harbors:
- the msrA gene encoding peptide-methionine (S)-S-oxide reductase MsrA yields the protein MKKEIFVAGGCFWGVEAYFSRIKGIESTAVYYINGGYEGVSYKDVCQISNHVEAVKLVYDDTIINERELFYLYLQIVDPYSLNKQGNDIGTQYRIGIYTNDPLTLNEFKTINNDFIAQTSKNNHIELLPVTDQTRAEEYHQKYLQKNPSGYCHINIFSIPDKYLKDEYK